The proteins below are encoded in one region of Parvicella tangerina:
- a CDS encoding WbqC family protein, giving the protein MKVLLGSHYTGNIAYYKALKNADEALIEVHDHYVKQSYRNRCEIYGANGKLKLILPLERSGTRTPMHEVRIDNSQQWQKLHWRSLESAYRSSPYFEYYESHFSPFYQEPFESLVALNKALFEKITSLLEIDTPVNYTTSYEKEYEGFEDLREVIHPKVDHPKNRINFEYMQVFDMKYGYIPNLSMLDLMFNEGPRCVALL; this is encoded by the coding sequence ATGAAGGTACTATTAGGATCACACTATACAGGAAATATTGCTTACTATAAAGCTTTGAAAAATGCGGATGAGGCATTGATTGAAGTACACGACCATTACGTAAAACAATCTTATCGAAACCGTTGTGAGATATATGGAGCCAATGGTAAGCTGAAATTAATCCTACCCCTGGAGCGAAGCGGAACCAGAACACCTATGCACGAAGTACGCATAGACAACTCTCAGCAATGGCAAAAGCTTCACTGGCGCTCATTGGAATCTGCCTATCGATCTTCTCCCTATTTTGAGTATTACGAAAGTCACTTTTCTCCTTTCTATCAGGAACCGTTTGAGAGCCTGGTAGCACTAAATAAAGCGCTCTTTGAAAAGATCACATCACTATTAGAGATCGACACACCGGTAAACTACACCACATCGTACGAAAAGGAATATGAAGGTTTTGAAGATTTGAGAGAAGTGATTCATCCGAAAGTAGATCACCCAAAGAATCGAATTAATTTTGAATACATGCAGGTCTTTGACATGAAATATGGTTATATTCCGAATCTCAGTATGTTGGATCTTATGTTTAATGAAGGTCCGAGGTGTGTTGCATTGCTGTAA
- a CDS encoding DUF7793 family protein — MMGSEAVIKTVIWEDIIKIHVYPDHIFVLSSANAELVEDHTFEFEELKRLHAFMMELSEGHPLRLVTDTRDVYVKVSTTALKQIAKDDDMNATKIAEALVTTSLPNRLWINFYLNIARPKVPAKAFSNLEKAFEWLRSKNGIKDLSTSRTGTHM, encoded by the coding sequence ATGATGGGTTCAGAGGCTGTGATTAAAACTGTTATTTGGGAAGATATCATCAAGATACATGTATATCCGGATCATATTTTTGTACTCAGTTCTGCAAACGCTGAACTTGTTGAAGATCATACATTCGAGTTTGAAGAACTCAAGCGTTTACATGCTTTCATGATGGAATTGTCCGAAGGTCATCCGCTGCGTTTAGTAACGGATACGCGGGATGTTTATGTAAAGGTATCTACCACAGCACTAAAGCAAATAGCGAAGGATGATGACATGAATGCCACCAAAATTGCCGAAGCATTGGTCACTACTTCCCTACCCAACCGTTTGTGGATCAACTTTTACTTGAATATTGCTCGTCCTAAAGTTCCTGCAAAAGCGTTTTCAAACTTAGAGAAAGCGTTTGAATGGCTTCGATCAAAAAATGGTATTAAAGACCTCTCTACTTCCCGAACTGGAACCCATATGTAA
- a CDS encoding phosphosulfolactate synthase — MNFKLTYIPKREEKPRDKGVTMMMDKGLSLKEVEAYLDGKAHLTDLVKFGFGTSFITPNLKEKIDLYKSAGIQPYFGGTLFEAFYVRNKINDYRKLVDKMGLDTLEVSDGSVIIPNDEKCEIIHKFAKDYRVLSEVGSKEAGIIISPAKWIKMMTNELEAGSWKVIAEGRESGSVGIFRPNGKPHTMLVNKIISKVKPENILWEAPAKSQQVWFINLFGANVNLGNIAPTDMIPLECLRLGLRGDTFFNYLPEKIVASKKQMQEKE, encoded by the coding sequence ATGAATTTTAAGTTAACATATATCCCTAAAAGGGAAGAGAAACCAAGAGATAAAGGAGTTACCATGATGATGGATAAAGGACTCAGCCTAAAAGAGGTAGAGGCCTATCTGGATGGTAAAGCACATCTTACCGATCTAGTCAAATTTGGATTCGGAACATCGTTCATTACCCCCAATCTGAAAGAAAAGATCGATCTATACAAATCGGCTGGAATCCAACCGTATTTTGGAGGTACTTTGTTTGAAGCGTTTTATGTAAGAAACAAAATCAATGACTACCGCAAATTGGTGGATAAGATGGGATTGGATACCCTGGAGGTTTCTGATGGTTCAGTGATTATTCCGAATGACGAAAAATGTGAGATCATTCACAAGTTTGCAAAAGACTATCGCGTGCTCAGTGAAGTTGGGTCTAAAGAAGCTGGAATTATTATTAGTCCGGCTAAATGGATTAAGATGATGACGAATGAGCTGGAAGCGGGTTCCTGGAAAGTAATTGCTGAAGGTAGAGAAAGTGGTTCTGTTGGAATCTTTAGACCAAATGGTAAACCACACACGATGTTAGTAAACAAGATTATTTCCAAAGTAAAACCAGAAAACATCCTGTGGGAAGCTCCTGCCAAGAGTCAGCAAGTCTGGTTCATCAACTTATTCGGAGCCAATGTAAATCTCGGAAACATAGCTCCTACAGATATGATTCCATTAGAGTGCTTGAGACTAGGTTTACGAGGAGATACTTTCTTTAATTATCTGCCTGAAAAGATCGTTGCATCGAAAAAACAAATGCAAGAGAAAGAATAA
- a CDS encoding tetratricopeptide repeat protein: protein MRESFDDENEDLGFSPVNKYEQMIADQSNAYFDVEEMEEIIEFYIEEEELDKALGACEFGLSQHPNEAGILILKSEIHLEKDQSKLALESLQKAIAHNPCNPETYSAIGGVYARLKSPREAIYYYEKSLDFYGKEEREEVLFDIAFEFQNLRQFGDALRYLKEILDNNPQNETAMFEIGLCYSEMDLADEAVTYFSKYLDEYPYSYIGWFNLANAYMKQGNYDMAIFAFDYSAIINEFFPAAYYGKANGFIQKGEYEKAIVVLNETFGLEQPHSFVYCTIGECYEKMNELDKALSFYEKAIEIDYGYPDAWIGLAVVYKMKKDYEKALKHINKATQYSANNIDTMSIKAEILEEMGSFEDALLIYKDILADYPEEEDTHYNLGSLLADMGHEEEAIDALEIGYEKTKSAEIFFKMTAIAFESNNTKLGMSLLAKGIDRHKQDIQKFYDFYPNFRDSKEIVALLTEELGENFDSKEN from the coding sequence ATGAGAGAAAGTTTTGATGATGAAAATGAAGATCTGGGGTTTTCCCCAGTGAACAAATACGAGCAAATGATCGCTGACCAATCTAACGCCTATTTTGATGTGGAAGAGATGGAAGAGATCATAGAGTTTTATATTGAAGAAGAAGAACTCGATAAGGCGCTTGGGGCCTGTGAATTTGGACTGTCTCAACACCCTAACGAAGCTGGTATACTCATCTTGAAAAGTGAAATACATTTAGAAAAGGATCAATCTAAACTAGCACTCGAATCATTACAAAAAGCCATTGCGCACAACCCTTGTAATCCTGAAACCTACTCGGCTATCGGAGGGGTGTACGCAAGGTTGAAAAGTCCTCGTGAGGCGATTTACTACTACGAGAAATCCTTAGATTTCTATGGCAAGGAAGAGCGTGAAGAAGTGCTGTTTGATATCGCTTTCGAGTTTCAAAATCTGCGTCAATTTGGAGATGCACTACGGTATTTGAAAGAAATTCTGGATAACAACCCTCAGAATGAAACGGCAATGTTCGAAATAGGGCTTTGCTACAGTGAAATGGATCTGGCCGATGAAGCGGTAACCTATTTTTCAAAATATCTAGACGAATATCCTTATTCGTATATCGGTTGGTTTAATCTGGCAAACGCCTACATGAAACAAGGAAACTACGACATGGCAATCTTTGCTTTCGATTACAGTGCGATTATCAACGAGTTCTTTCCAGCAGCCTACTACGGCAAAGCGAACGGGTTTATCCAAAAAGGAGAGTATGAGAAAGCCATTGTAGTGCTGAATGAAACGTTTGGTCTTGAGCAACCGCATTCTTTCGTCTACTGTACGATAGGAGAGTGCTACGAAAAAATGAATGAATTGGATAAGGCGCTGTCGTTCTATGAAAAGGCAATTGAGATCGACTACGGCTATCCGGATGCTTGGATTGGCCTAGCTGTGGTCTACAAGATGAAGAAGGACTACGAAAAAGCACTTAAACACATTAACAAGGCAACACAGTATAGTGCCAATAATATTGATACCATGAGCATCAAAGCAGAGATCCTGGAAGAAATGGGAAGCTTTGAGGATGCCCTGTTGATCTATAAGGATATTCTTGCTGATTACCCAGAAGAGGAAGACACGCATTACAATCTGGGTTCATTGTTGGCTGATATGGGCCACGAAGAAGAAGCCATTGATGCGTTAGAAATTGGTTATGAAAAAACAAAATCTGCAGAGATTTTCTTTAAAATGACGGCCATAGCTTTCGAAAGTAATAACACTAAACTCGGCATGAGTTTACTTGCAAAAGGGATTGACAGACATAAACAGGATATTCAAAAATTCTATGATTTTTACCCGAATTTTAGAGATAGTAAAGAAATTGTAGCTTTGCTGACCGAAGAGCTAGGAGAGAATTTTGATTCGAAAGAAAATTAG
- a CDS encoding LVIVD repeat-containing protein: MKTKHLLFAVVGAGLLATSSCTKTKGEITMTYSKASAVYADLDEIRNMPLVASARSINDPGKIYIGDKFLLIGEKEEGIHVFDNTNPNNPVAISFLQLPMTREFYVDGNFIYAEGHYDFMKINMADMYNPTLVSRVEYAFGESRQNDQGQDIIGFNYETVTETFELGSPEAEALENDTRLYYDYQENLIPVATVPSSFVGAGGDVKGTLNKITTLNNYAYVVGDNEVYVFSDNGNSMAYVNRIYTNASDVETIYPYDNYLYLGTQSSMELYSTTDPSSPSHVSEYWHPTSCDPVLPTGDVAYLTLRSADNSGCAGDENTLDVLDMTDVFEPQPLNTVVMDSPYGIGLDGDYLWIGEGNNGLTLLNNADPTNPTIIKTFTGVQAYDVIPNPYQANAIYVTGDNGMELYEVDYNTLTITPVTAINY; the protein is encoded by the coding sequence ATGAAAACAAAGCATCTCTTATTCGCAGTTGTTGGAGCAGGTCTCCTGGCAACTTCCTCGTGTACAAAAACAAAAGGTGAAATCACCATGACCTATAGTAAGGCTTCTGCAGTGTATGCTGATCTGGACGAGATTAGAAATATGCCCCTAGTAGCCTCTGCTAGATCGATTAATGATCCCGGGAAAATCTATATTGGGGATAAGTTTTTACTCATCGGTGAGAAAGAAGAGGGAATCCATGTTTTTGATAATACGAACCCTAATAACCCTGTAGCGATCAGTTTCTTGCAGTTGCCAATGACCCGTGAGTTTTATGTGGATGGGAACTTCATTTACGCAGAGGGGCACTACGATTTTATGAAGATCAACATGGCTGACATGTATAATCCCACGCTGGTAAGTAGGGTAGAGTATGCTTTTGGCGAGAGTAGACAAAACGATCAGGGACAAGATATCATTGGGTTTAACTATGAAACCGTGACCGAAACTTTTGAACTGGGAAGCCCTGAAGCTGAGGCTTTAGAGAACGATACACGTCTTTATTACGACTATCAGGAAAATCTGATTCCTGTCGCTACGGTTCCTTCTTCGTTTGTAGGTGCTGGGGGTGATGTAAAGGGTACGTTGAACAAGATCACAACACTAAACAATTACGCTTATGTGGTAGGTGACAATGAAGTCTATGTTTTTTCTGATAATGGTAATTCCATGGCTTATGTAAATCGCATTTACACGAATGCTTCGGATGTGGAAACGATCTATCCTTACGACAATTATCTCTACCTGGGAACGCAAAGTTCTATGGAACTGTATAGCACAACAGATCCTTCCTCACCATCGCATGTTTCAGAGTATTGGCATCCAACATCTTGTGACCCGGTGTTGCCAACAGGTGATGTTGCTTACCTAACGTTGAGATCTGCGGATAACTCAGGTTGTGCAGGGGATGAAAATACGTTAGATGTATTAGACATGACAGACGTGTTTGAACCGCAGCCGCTTAATACGGTGGTAATGGATAGTCCTTATGGAATTGGTCTTGATGGTGACTACTTGTGGATAGGAGAGGGGAATAACGGACTTACACTGCTAAATAATGCCGATCCAACAAACCCAACCATCATAAAGACGTTTACAGGGGTGCAGGCGTATGACGTGATCCCAAATCCTTATCAGGCTAATGCCATTTACGTTACTGGAGATAACGGTATGGAACTCTACGAAGTGGACTATAATACCTTGACTATAACACCTGTTACAGCGATTAATTACTGA
- a CDS encoding PaaI family thioesterase, which translates to MTLKPSDIVQRMMDSDSMSQWLGIKVLEVEIDHCKLQMTVREDMVNGFNIAHGGITYSLADSCVAFAANTNGSIAVSVESSISHLQKVMINDVLTARAELISKNAKMGTYQVVVTNQNNDKVAHFKGVMYFTKRNH; encoded by the coding sequence ATGACGCTAAAACCAAGTGATATTGTACAAAGAATGATGGACAGCGATAGCATGAGTCAATGGCTAGGTATAAAAGTGCTTGAGGTGGAGATCGACCATTGTAAACTTCAAATGACTGTTAGAGAAGATATGGTCAATGGATTTAATATTGCACATGGAGGAATCACTTATTCATTGGCTGACTCTTGTGTGGCTTTTGCTGCCAATACCAACGGAAGCATAGCTGTTTCTGTAGAGTCCTCAATATCTCATCTGCAAAAAGTGATGATCAACGATGTTTTAACTGCTAGAGCTGAGCTTATTTCTAAAAATGCCAAAATGGGTACTTATCAGGTAGTGGTAACCAATCAGAATAATGACAAAGTGGCGCACTTCAAAGGGGTGATGTATTTCACAAAAAGAAACCACTAA
- a CDS encoding helix-turn-helix transcriptional regulator — MATFETKAKGELSIFTEGIWRHHHQEQNLMLIPDGTFNVVVINHEALIDNEPVGRGVYFIPVLTRAVMISSDQPIYGLRLKIFSLHNLIQCNNIDVRQTRDVFKISIAQQLSDYVFNGTKDAEHLSECDRVLENLNYELLHKNYQVNPSLRDRVNYILDRKGNIQIQEMCREFEISRQGLHKSFKNSLGVGPKELSSIWRLNHYLWRLQHEDNFTSCAFDAGFYDQVHCIKEFQSKLGLSPRKFTYLNITSVPYIHSTIEKRFTNFYDPD, encoded by the coding sequence ATGGCAACATTTGAAACAAAGGCTAAAGGAGAACTCTCCATCTTTACTGAAGGAATTTGGAGACATCATCACCAGGAACAAAACCTGATGCTGATCCCAGATGGCACGTTCAATGTGGTGGTGATTAATCATGAGGCGTTGATTGATAATGAACCTGTAGGAAGAGGGGTGTACTTCATTCCCGTACTTACAAGAGCTGTTATGATTTCAAGCGATCAACCAATTTATGGTCTCCGACTGAAGATTTTTTCCCTACATAACCTCATTCAATGTAACAACATTGATGTAAGGCAAACCAGAGATGTTTTTAAAATCTCGATCGCACAACAGTTGTCAGATTACGTGTTCAACGGAACTAAAGATGCCGAACACCTGTCTGAATGTGATCGGGTGTTGGAAAATTTGAACTACGAATTGCTGCATAAAAATTATCAGGTGAATCCGTCTTTACGAGATCGCGTGAATTACATCTTAGATAGAAAAGGAAATATTCAAATACAAGAGATGTGTAGGGAGTTTGAAATTTCCAGACAAGGACTTCATAAATCATTTAAAAATTCACTAGGTGTTGGACCAAAGGAACTGAGCTCAATTTGGCGACTTAATCACTACTTGTGGCGTCTGCAACATGAAGATAACTTCACGTCTTGTGCTTTTGATGCTGGTTTTTATGATCAGGTGCATTGTATCAAAGAGTTTCAGTCTAAATTGGGTCTTAGCCCAAGGAAATTCACTTATTTGAACATTACCTCTGTGCCTTATATTCATAGTACCATTGAAAAACGGTTTACGAACTTTTACGATCCTGACTAA
- a CDS encoding shikimate dehydrogenase family protein, translated as MKTFGLIGKKLTHSFSQKYFTDKFERLKLAEHQYVNFELSSIEELPELIKSQRPTGLNVTIPYKEEVIQFVDQLSQEASEVNAVNTLKINYLSDDIEIIGHNTDVFGFRQSIKPFFEGRHEKALILGTGGASKAVEYVLKKLGVEVTLVSRQPKQGQLSYEEINEYVIKFHQMIVNTTPVGMYPHSDEKVDISYDALTNGHLLIDLIYNPEETQFLKEGKARGAKTLNGLSMLHQQAEKAWEIWNE; from the coding sequence ATGAAAACCTTCGGACTCATTGGTAAGAAGCTTACCCATAGCTTCTCTCAAAAATACTTCACAGATAAGTTCGAGCGCCTAAAGCTAGCAGAACATCAATACGTCAACTTTGAATTAAGCTCGATTGAAGAGCTTCCTGAACTGATCAAGTCACAAAGACCAACAGGGTTGAATGTTACCATTCCGTATAAAGAAGAGGTGATTCAGTTTGTAGATCAACTATCTCAAGAAGCAAGTGAGGTAAATGCTGTAAACACACTTAAAATCAATTACCTAAGTGATGATATTGAAATTATCGGACATAACACAGATGTATTCGGTTTCCGACAATCCATCAAACCCTTCTTTGAGGGAAGGCATGAAAAGGCACTTATTCTGGGTACGGGTGGAGCAAGTAAAGCCGTTGAATACGTTCTCAAGAAACTAGGGGTAGAAGTCACCTTAGTATCCCGTCAACCAAAACAGGGGCAATTAAGCTATGAGGAAATCAATGAGTATGTGATTAAGTTCCATCAAATGATCGTCAATACTACGCCTGTTGGCATGTACCCGCATAGTGACGAGAAAGTTGACATATCTTATGATGCCTTAACTAACGGTCATCTATTGATTGATCTCATTTACAATCCTGAAGAAACTCAATTTTTGAAAGAAGGAAAGGCTAGAGGAGCTAAAACACTAAACGGTCTTTCTATGCTTCACCAACAAGCTGAGAAGGCTTGGGAGATCTGGAATGAATAG
- a CDS encoding DUF368 domain-containing protein, giving the protein MSKRTIKDYLLISAKGLGMGAADVVPGVSGGTVAFITGIYEELLTSISNINFKAIKILNDEGVKAFWKHVNGWFFVSLLMGIVVSFVSLAKVAKYLMEHEPIALWSFFFGLVAASIFYVGKEVKNKDAKAGIGFIAGAAIAYYITILPPLTGDSDSLLMLFFAGMIAICAMILPGISGSFILLILGAYQTLMIAIDSMDLVVFAVFAAGAGAGLISFSRALKWLFEKYESMTIAVLSGFLLGSLNKLWPWKHVSEVYVKHAGEPKEEIVHLVENNVLPSDYQTFELVGDDLVYSSADPQVAIAAVCAVVGFALIFGIEFAAKKLGGKPEEK; this is encoded by the coding sequence ATGAGTAAGCGTACGATCAAAGACTATTTGCTCATTTCTGCCAAGGGCTTGGGAATGGGTGCAGCAGATGTAGTGCCAGGAGTTTCAGGTGGCACAGTAGCCTTTATTACTGGAATATACGAGGAGTTACTAACCTCAATCAGTAACATCAACTTTAAAGCCATTAAGATCCTCAATGATGAGGGTGTTAAAGCATTCTGGAAGCATGTAAATGGCTGGTTCTTTGTTTCGCTCTTGATGGGGATAGTGGTAAGTTTTGTGAGCCTAGCGAAAGTGGCTAAATACCTCATGGAGCACGAACCGATAGCATTATGGAGTTTTTTCTTCGGATTGGTTGCTGCTTCCATTTTTTACGTGGGTAAAGAGGTGAAAAACAAAGATGCAAAGGCTGGAATTGGTTTTATTGCTGGAGCTGCCATTGCCTATTATATCACTATTCTGCCTCCCTTAACAGGCGATTCTGATTCTTTACTCATGCTGTTCTTTGCTGGAATGATCGCTATATGTGCGATGATTCTGCCCGGGATTTCAGGTAGTTTTATTCTTCTAATCCTTGGAGCTTATCAAACCTTGATGATTGCCATAGACAGTATGGATCTGGTTGTTTTTGCTGTGTTTGCAGCGGGAGCAGGGGCTGGTCTAATCTCTTTCTCCAGAGCCTTGAAATGGCTTTTTGAAAAGTACGAATCCATGACCATTGCCGTGTTGAGTGGTTTTCTTCTGGGGTCTTTAAATAAGCTTTGGCCTTGGAAACATGTTTCTGAGGTTTATGTTAAACATGCTGGAGAACCTAAAGAAGAAATCGTTCATTTAGTAGAGAATAATGTTTTGCCGTCTGACTACCAAACCTTTGAATTGGTAGGGGATGATTTGGTGTATTCAAGTGCAGATCCTCAAGTAGCTATTGCTGCCGTATGTGCAGTGGTTGGTTTTGCTTTGATCTTCGGAATCGAGTTCGCTGCAAAGAAACTGGGTGGAAAACCTGAAGAGAAATAA
- a CDS encoding TonB-dependent receptor domain-containing protein, with amino-acid sequence MRIVFVILLLTLSKLLLAQNGAVIGKVTDDLEKQPLEYATVALRSTADSSLITGTITNTEGEFILEKIPFGSYYLVVDFIGFRSTVINDVNLSADQPSFNASAIELKTGSELTELEVTGEKSLIENHIDKKIFNASQSEVSKGGNGIDLMRTVPLITVDENDNISLRGDANVTIFIDGRPSAIPIADLLKQIPASSIDKVELITNPSAKYDPEGTSGIINIILKKEKMVGFNGTFSTSFGYSKFHKTNNSLALNYRNKKWNVSSTMGLSNRKIWFGGDLDRDVLLGDTLWDRLRQTDYGERSNTGLSGSLGIDYFLNDKNTLYASYSINHGQNDGERLVNYTNIDENGATLSYSERLGIIDVPSNNQTLNFGWQKTFKNPGHTLDLDVNLSSYGSLADERLTQDYFINDDVVATTYQNTLSDNRFDTYLAKLDYVYPINDSTKLEAGFHFTHRKGQIDFYSESGIAEDSISPDTALINDFSYTQDVYAPYITLSKQFGKFSAKAGIRAEQTNTLSHLITTDDKFTNDYFMLFPSVYLSYKFNETTEMQLSYGKRINRPEQQQLNPFTNYSDPLVLQTGNPFLQPEVIHVNELNFTKYWKKFNINASGYYRLINNLIRRNLSYSGVQSTVSYTNLGKSSLYGGDLILTVTPVKGVRIMSTTNVWNTATNDPEFSNGETINLMGLTSSLTVSGRFGKGWSAQLWSSITPKQTVLQGSIIPNYGAGFAVGKSILNNKGRLTLSFIDVFKTRRFGFEATPLPHYTFTSNRRWESRSAYVSFSYSFGKVVQGKKKRATKDNDSSDDISIPDMQ; translated from the coding sequence ATGAGAATCGTATTTGTCATCTTATTACTCACCCTATCTAAGTTGTTATTGGCTCAAAACGGAGCAGTAATTGGTAAAGTGACGGATGATCTGGAAAAGCAACCGTTGGAATATGCTACCGTTGCTTTACGGTCAACGGCAGACTCCTCATTGATTACAGGTACAATTACCAATACAGAAGGCGAATTTATTCTTGAGAAGATTCCTTTTGGCAGCTATTACCTTGTTGTGGATTTCATTGGGTTTCGTTCAACAGTTATTAATGACGTCAACCTATCTGCCGACCAACCCAGTTTCAACGCTTCAGCAATTGAGTTAAAAACAGGAAGCGAGTTAACAGAATTAGAAGTCACCGGAGAGAAGTCGCTAATAGAGAACCATATCGACAAAAAGATTTTTAACGCTTCACAAAGTGAGGTAAGTAAAGGAGGAAATGGTATTGACTTAATGCGAACAGTACCGTTGATTACGGTGGATGAAAACGACAATATTTCTTTGAGAGGTGATGCGAACGTTACGATTTTTATTGACGGTAGACCTTCTGCTATTCCAATCGCTGACCTCCTGAAGCAAATTCCAGCATCATCCATAGACAAAGTTGAATTGATTACCAATCCTTCTGCAAAGTATGACCCAGAAGGAACTTCAGGCATCATAAACATTATTCTTAAAAAGGAGAAAATGGTTGGTTTTAATGGAACTTTCAGCACAAGCTTTGGGTATAGCAAGTTCCACAAAACCAATAATTCACTTGCACTGAATTACCGAAACAAGAAATGGAATGTGAGCAGCACGATGGGCTTATCTAACCGGAAAATCTGGTTTGGTGGCGATCTGGATCGTGATGTACTTTTGGGGGACACCTTATGGGACAGACTGCGACAAACAGATTATGGAGAGCGCAGTAATACGGGGCTTTCTGGAAGTCTGGGGATCGACTATTTTCTAAATGATAAAAACACATTGTATGCGAGTTACTCCATTAATCACGGACAAAATGATGGTGAGCGGTTAGTGAATTATACCAATATTGATGAAAACGGTGCTACCCTATCCTATTCTGAACGCCTTGGTATCATTGATGTCCCAAGCAATAATCAGACGCTGAATTTTGGCTGGCAGAAGACCTTTAAAAACCCCGGTCATACACTGGATCTGGATGTGAATTTAAGTTCTTACGGTTCTCTTGCAGATGAGCGATTGACACAAGATTATTTCATTAACGATGACGTTGTTGCCACCACCTATCAGAATACCTTATCGGATAACCGGTTTGACACCTACCTTGCCAAGTTGGATTATGTATATCCAATCAATGACTCAACAAAGTTAGAGGCAGGTTTTCACTTTACTCACCGAAAAGGACAAATTGATTTTTATTCGGAATCAGGAATTGCAGAAGATAGTATTTCTCCAGACACTGCTTTAATCAACGATTTTAGCTACACACAGGACGTATATGCTCCTTATATCACATTGAGTAAGCAGTTTGGCAAGTTTAGTGCCAAGGCGGGGATCAGAGCCGAACAAACGAACACCCTCTCCCACCTGATTACGACAGACGATAAGTTTACCAATGATTATTTCATGCTTTTTCCTTCGGTCTACCTTAGCTATAAGTTTAACGAGACAACAGAAATGCAGTTAAGCTACGGAAAGCGCATTAACCGTCCGGAGCAGCAACAACTAAACCCTTTTACCAATTACTCTGACCCTTTGGTACTACAGACAGGAAATCCATTTTTACAGCCAGAAGTCATTCACGTGAACGAGCTTAACTTTACCAAGTACTGGAAAAAGTTTAATATTAACGCTTCTGGTTATTATCGTCTCATCAATAACCTCATTCGGAGAAACCTATCCTATTCAGGTGTTCAATCAACCGTTTCTTATACCAATTTAGGGAAAAGTTCACTGTATGGAGGCGATTTAATCTTAACCGTGACTCCTGTAAAGGGGGTTAGGATCATGTCTACCACAAACGTATGGAATACCGCTACAAATGACCCAGAGTTCTCAAATGGTGAAACGATCAATCTTATGGGACTTACGAGTAGTTTGACTGTTTCGGGACGCTTTGGGAAAGGATGGTCAGCTCAACTTTGGTCTAGTATTACTCCCAAACAAACCGTGTTGCAAGGAAGTATTATTCCGAATTACGGAGCCGGTTTTGCAGTCGGCAAGAGTATCCTGAACAACAAAGGAAGGTTAACACTAAGTTTTATAGATGTTTTTAAGACCAGAAGGTTTGGATTTGAAGCGACACCATTACCTCATTATACCTTTACGTCAAACAGGCGATGGGAGTCGAGAAGTGCGTATGTCTCCTTCAGCTATTCCTTTGGGAAAGTAGTTCAAGGTAAGAAAAAGCGGGCAACTAAGGATAATGATTCTTCTGATGATATTTCAATTCCAGATATGCAATAA
- a CDS encoding SMI1/KNR4 family protein, translating into MITFSEPHNSPITASEYDEFIQHFKLDLPDLYRQIMLTSNGGFPEKPCFGETSIYFTPIKHEDFNMYQLFEASGIDYLAMGLYPFCDGDGDISYCIGLDSEKHQKIYSIDETAVYQLVAESLEDFIDQLEEEENDQTDTLVTSNAFKKKKPYLKRLFERLFRS; encoded by the coding sequence ATGATTACCTTTTCCGAACCGCATAACTCTCCAATAACGGCTTCTGAATACGATGAATTTATCCAGCACTTTAAGCTGGACTTGCCTGATTTATATAGGCAAATCATGTTGACGAGCAACGGTGGGTTTCCTGAAAAACCGTGCTTTGGTGAGACTTCTATATATTTTACTCCCATCAAACATGAAGACTTCAATATGTACCAGCTTTTTGAAGCGTCTGGAATTGATTACCTGGCAATGGGATTGTACCCTTTTTGTGATGGAGATGGGGATATCTCTTATTGCATTGGACTTGACAGCGAGAAGCATCAAAAGATATACAGTATTGATGAAACAGCAGTTTATCAACTAGTTGCTGAATCACTGGAGGATTTCATTGATCAGTTAGAGGAAGAAGAGAATGATCAGACCGACACACTTGTTACTTCTAATGCTTTTAAGAAGAAGAAACCTTATTTAAAGCGACTATTTGAACGTCTATTTCGTTCATGA